In Lycium ferocissimum isolate CSIRO_LF1 chromosome 3, AGI_CSIRO_Lferr_CH_V1, whole genome shotgun sequence, the genomic window ACCGCTTAGTTACTGATAAGCTTGTATTGTTATTCCATATTTGATGATAAAAAAAGGTAgttcaaatataatatattttctacACAAAAGGACTAAAGATACACATTTCGATTAATTGAAGATTAGATGTGCTTCACCAGATATCACAAGCAGTGTTTTAAAAGACGTGGGTGTAAGGCGAGGCGTCGTAAGTCCCGAGGCACGGGGCGTAAACCCCatgggtatttaatttttagtattttataaattaataaaataaatacttcatccaaaaaagaaaaattaataaaataaatatattaaaattattttttttaaaaacccaaaaataataataaaattagtaGGAAAATGTATATATCAATAATTAACATGCTAACATGTGCacaaacaattttaaaaaatcttgaaaaagtgAATGACGTAAAGATGCATTACACCAATAACATGACTATGATGAATATAATTAGAGTTGTAAAATTGATACTCTATCCtaataattcaaaaataaaaatgacaataatataaagttattgTTTTAAAACCTAAAACTACATAACAAATCAATACTCATTATAATATGAATAGCCAGAATAGAGTCTTCAAAACATAATCTAACTAGCGCTATACCAAAAGAATTCTAAAACAAAAAACTATCTTGAaaagataaattgaagaatgcTAAAAAATCTTGAAGGAAATAAAGCATAAAGAATGGAAATGCAAGCATGGAAGCAGAGTAAGAATTGGAGGACAAACTCTTTACTTTGTAGTTTGCACTTTGTATACAAAGGTCTAAAGTGTATTTGTTACTCCGTAAACACCAAAGAGAAAAGATTATGAAATTAGGTTAAACAATTAGAAAAAACCTTTTGACTTTTTGAGATTTTTAGTTTTAGAATTTACTATGAGTTAACTTTTggatatttaacttttttttttttttaaaataattattaagctattttggttcaaatttgaaaaagttcTTGGGGCTTAAAACCTAGGCGAACGCCCCGAAGCTTGGGCCTTTCGCGTGACGATACTTACGCCCCACCAGTACGCCTCGGGGCTTTTTTGGTACGCCTCACCTCGCGGTTTGGCCAGAAAAGCCTTTTCAAAACACTGATCACAAGGACAAAAATTAGAATTTACTCATAATTGAGGGACCAAAAGTGCTATTACCTCTCAGTTTATTTATTGGACAAAAGAGTAGTGATAGATAACTTAGAGGGTTAACTAGAATACATAGTATGTCCATTCCAATTTTTCTCCCCTATATGTGATATTAGTTAGTTGGGATTACGGTTCATGTTGATAAGCTTACATTAGGTCCAATGATTGCTAGAAGTCTTTTTAATCTAGTGTctacttttgtttcacttttggtgtaaagaatGCTACTTAGAGGAGGAGGTTTCCATAATAGATTTTATAGGGCAATTGTAACTGTTGTTTTAGGATTTTTGTTGGCTGCGGGGACTTCTCCTCTGTAAATATGGCTTCAGCACTGCCCTAGTGCTATTAATACCAATGTtaccaatttaaaaaaaaaaaataaaaaaaaaaaaaaattgtatgtctgtaaaaaatgtatgaaatttgtttattttatgaaatGGAGTAGAAAATGTTTAAACTTGTATTGTTAGGGAACATgaattattgaatattggaaAGAAACGTGTTCAAATAGAGCGAAATGGATAGTGAGAATTCGTATAGCCAAGTCCTGGCAGCTTGTGATTGAGGCGTGGTTGATGCGTTGTTTTGTTGTCGTTATATTTGTTTTCCAATATTACTAGTAAAGTAGCTCTTGTATACTTCTAAACTAATTTTTAGTTCATAGAGAAGACAATGTAGTGGGTGTGCCCTTGGTATTCGATTTGCTCCTTATTTGAATTATTTCAAGGTGCTACATTTGCCTTAATTCTCATCTCTGATTAGACTAGGATAATTGAGTTTTGACTGAGGGAGTGAGAACTTTTGAGGCTGGGGTATATGTCTTATCATATGTGCCTTGCATAATTTGTGCTAGTGCTGAAGTTTTAATTATGGCCTGTCCATGCCTTATCTAGGTTTACAATTCAAGTAGAGTTCCAAAGACTGTTCAGAGGCCTAGTATACAACACCATTTGCATAGTGGCAACACTTTGGCTAGGAGGAATAATAGATGCTTTTGAGGGACAAGTTGTGCTTGTATATATCTTTATAACTTGGCTGTATATTATTGTTTTGTGGAGGCCAGAAATTTGCCTCTAGAAATGGTGAAATGATGAGTTTTGTGGGAAGTTTATGGATGTACTCTGTACAACTGATACAGTACTTTCTTGATGTACATCTGCCTATGTAAATAAAAAGCTTATTTTTGCATGATCAATCAAAGACAAAATGTTCAAGCTGTTTCCGTTTCATTCCTTGGTGTATATCAAGGGACAGGATCTGCTTTTTCCTTCTTGTTTGAGGTTTCTACATTATTCCAACATGCAGTTAGTTGATATATCGATTTGTCAGATAGATGTTTTTGTTGAGGATTGATTGTGGAAATTCTAAAGCTTTTGTTCCCTTGAATTCAAATTGTTAGGTTGGTGCCCATGGCACTGGTGCCAGGTTGCCTCCAATTGATGAGCAAGTCATAAGCATGAAATTGGTTACCCCCGCCAAGGGCACaatagaaatttcaaaagagAAAGATCCAGAACTCTTTTATCTAGCTCGATGTGGACTTGGAGGACTTGGTGTGGTTGCAGAAGTCACTCTTCAGTGTGTTGAGAGGCAGGAGCTTGTAGAACATACTTTCCTGTCTAACATGAAAGATATCAAGAAAAATCACAAgtaaatatttgtttttttttttttttttggtgatctGTTTCCTTTTTTGGAAGCTctcataatttttaaattagacCTTCTTAGAGGATCTTTTTTTATGAAGTGCTTGCTACTTGTTAATATTGATGTTCCGAAGCTAGCGATTTGCAAGCATCCTAAAACCTAGGGGTGGGCAATGGGTATAGTTTGGGCAAACCTGAaatccattttttctttttaatatttggATTGTGGATTAAATTTCAGTTTTAAGCTTCAAAATTTTTGGATATTGGATTTGGTACTTCGGATTTTTGGATATCCGAAAATCTGAAATACCTTATATGTAGTCCTACCCATTAGACATCAATCCATTACCCATATCCCCTATACTAACAAGTCCAATACCCTACCCACTAGAAATTAGCTCATAGATAATAATACTAATTACTAAGTCATTGTCAGAATACTCTCTGTACATGGTTTTACTATTGTTAATTCTTATGGTCTTACTAATATCGTTATTGCAGTTCCTTGATAATGGTTTCATTGCTTGCCCAATTTATTTTGATGACTTTAATTTGAATACTTGATTTGGATGTTCATTTttgtaagaagaagaagaagctcaACTTACTGGCTGAAAACCGAAAATCTGAAATATCTAAATCGATTAATCTGAAATTGAACTTAAAAATCCGATCTAATCCGAACTTATTGGATGGATTGTAATTTCTTGACTTTGAAAACCGAAAATCCAAGCCGAAACTTTCATATACAATTCAACTGCCCGAACGCCCAGCCCTACTAAAACCTAGCACAAGAGATCTCATGGAAAAGATTTTAGGCTTTTTTGCGAGTGATATATGCTATATATGCTTGTGTGTTTGTGAAACAAGGCTGGCtcataaaaaaggaaaagaaagtacTTCCTTTGTCCCATTTTATGTGTAGCATTATCCTTTTtaatttgtcccaaaaagaacgACACCTTTCAATATTTGgaaatatttgtttttaaacttctcatttcccttgatgagatgatttatagagACAACAATGtctatggcttgttttagacctCAAGTTCCCAAagtctttatttctttctaaAACCCCGTGCCCAGTTAACACCGTAGCATAAAATGGGACAGAgagtaggttttttttttttttttttttttttggtttttgttttatAAGGGAGACAGAGAGTAGTTTTTAAAAACAATGATAGTTGAATCTGCATATCTTTTACCCGCAAGGTTGGCTCaattggttgagcatggggctttcataatggaggtctcaggttcgaaaccccctgcctatGACAACaagggatttgccttctgggtcgagctcgcatggggcttgcctagtgcgggttacctctcctgtgtggtttgcgagctattgcacaggagctgggtttaccctgtgcgcaatCGAAGGGTAgtggctgcgggttcccatgtcataaaaaaaaaatttgcatatcttttgattttcttgCTGCTCAGTCCACTCAGAATTAGAGCTGTAAGCTTTAAACTTTTGCTTTGATGATGAAACAAGTGAATCATATTGATATGCACTCAGAAGATGCACCACAATAATATATATCTCTATCGCACGGGTGTGGCATACTGATCTATGAAGTGGGCTGAGAACCATGGGTCTCATGTTCAAATCCCAACGGAAGCAAAAACactaagtcatttcttcccaTCAGTCCAAGCCTCGGTGGACAGAGTTATCCAGAACCgtgttggtgggaggtagccAATACCCGGAAATTAGTTGAGGTGCGTGCAAGGTGGCCCAGACACGACGATTAcaaagaaataataatattaataatgtaCATCTCTAAAGGGCTTTAGAGCTCCTCTACATTGTCATAAGTCACTTCTAAACAAAACATAATGAGCTTATGATATCCAAAAAAGGTTTTTACTATCTACACTTCTCTGATAAACACCTCGCCTTGACGGAGGATTAcaaagaaataataatattaataatgtaCATCTCTAAAGGGCTTTAGAGCTCCTCTACATTGTCATAAGTCACTTCTAAACAAAACATAATGAGCTTATGATAtccaaaaaagtgtttttactATCTACACTTCTCTGCttacacaaaatttaaaaaaaaaaaaaaaaaaaaaaaaattcattaaacaCCTCGCCTTGACGGAGGATGTACAAGTTGAGACTCCAAAAAAAGTTCCTTGGGTTTATTTCTCTTCATAGACATCATAAATGATAGGTTAAATCTGCTGAGTGTTCTTGATGGATTTGCCAACTTCCTGGtgtcccatatatatatatcttttaagcTGTATGGAATCACCCAATGCAGTCCAAACGGTCCAAAACATGCTCCATATGTCACTTTCAACTGACTGTAGAGAAATAGATGGAGGTCCTCTGCTTCTTCTTTGCACTTGTACATCCATTGCACTTTTGTATAGATTTTCACGGGTAAGATAGGTTTCCAACAAGGCTACCCAAGTGAAATAAGCCAACTTTTGTTGGAGCTTCAGATTCTCCAATGATATTCCAGGCCCAATTTTCAATAAATCTACTAGCACGTTACAGTACATAGTAGCAGGTTTTGACTGAAAATTTTCCTTTCCCAGCCCTTCTtcaatctctctttcctttGGGGGTTAATTGATATTTTCTCCAGTTTGCTTATCAGCTGCATTATGCTGTTCACCATTGAGCTATACTTGCATGAGTGTGCATCAGAAAAGAGGAAAGTTTGGAAATTCCTCCTTTAGGGTGTTATTCCCAACCATTTATCACGCCACAATCTGATGTGTTATTCTTTTATAATTCCTAATTAAGCATTGAAGTTGAATTAGGACTTGATTTAGTGTTGCTTTAGTGTTGCTACTCTATCTCATTTGTATCTTCTGTTTTTGTGGGCTAGAACATGTGAAAGAgggaagaaaaataaagatggaacaaagagaaagaaataGAATAGTGGATAAGAGAAGATGCGAAAGAGAGATATAAATATAAGAAGAATATAAGAAGTGGTAGTTGCTGACAGTGATGAAGAGACCTATAGAGTGAAAGTTGTAGTTCCTTATAGGTGAACAATTTAAATATCTCACATTGTGAACCGACTGGTGCATCTCGTAATAGAAAAAATCCAGTACAAACTTCTAAAAATGTCTTTTAAGACAACTTGCTAGTTATTTTCGATAACCAATGTACCCGTTCAAACTGCAGTATCTAGAAAATCTAGGGATCTCAGTTAAATTTTGTCTAGTGTTTCCTGGGCTCCAATGGAGTTTATCTTGCCTTCTCGGTTTTATCAAAATTAAGTGTACTTTTTAGTTTTTAGCCTACCCTGCAGTGTAGTTGAAGTTTTTTGCACCTTTTAaatgttaatgatgatgatttgttGCACCTATATAAATATCTTATTGTAGCAgtttgttgttaatgatgatgcatgtttcatatacatagcatggTAAAGCATATATATTGCACTTGGCGTCCTCTGCTTGTGAAATAATGTCGCTAACATGTCATTACTTCAGGAAATTCCTATCTGAGAACAAGCATGTCAAATACTTGCACATTCCATATACTGATGCAGTTGTGGTAGTGACATGCAATCCTATATCTAAGTCGCAAGGTCCACCAAATCATAAACCTAAGTATACCACAGAAGAAGCCTTGCAGCATGTACGAGATCTCTATCGGGAGTCGTTGAAGAAGTACAGGTATGGTGGCATTGAATTGGCCTGTAAAACTATATCTCATAACTTCTTGTTCTTGCATTTCTGCTCGGCGTTCTGTTGTCGGATGAACTTCCCCATGTAGTTTCAGCTATTCACGTATCCTGGGAAGGATCACCTTTTTGCGTTAGACCTTTTCCTGAAAGAGGATAGGTGAGATAGTATACTCTTATGCCCTATATTAAGTAAggtaattttaataattaagacACTTGCAGTAATAATATATTCTGAACTATGTCATAAATTGCaagaatttgaatttattttgctACTCCTTTTTAGCCTTCTTGTAAGGTTTTGCTTATCGGTCTAACTTTTCAACCATGCCTTAAAATTGTGGTCTTGTATTATGATTATTCTTCATTAATAGATGAATACAAGTAATGCTGGAAAGCGATACTAAATTGGTTGAAAATTTTGTTTGATAAGCAAAACGTAACAAGTAATCCAGTATTACTTGTATAATtgacaaaataaataaacattttaaaCTCTAACACCTAGTATATTTTTTACCACATAAAAAGAGAGGTTGGCTGTAAAATTAGGATAAATGCTGAATTTCCTTtgattctatttttataatagTGTTTAATCACTTCTAAATAAATTTCTTACCACTTGCTTCAGAGTTGCTGATGCTAGTTCTCCAGATGAACTATCATTCACTGAACTGAGAGATAAACTACTTGCGATGGATCCTCTCAACAAGGAGCATGTAATTAAAGTCAACAAAGCTGAGGCAGAATTCTGGAGGAAATCAGAAGGATATCGAGTAGGCTGGAGTGATGAAATTTTAGGCTTTGACTGCGGGGGCCACCAGTGGGTATCAGAGACATGTTTCCCTGCAGGAACACTGTCAAAACCTAGCATGAAAGACCTGGAGTACATAGAGGAAGTGATGCAGCTCGTTGAGAAAGAAAGTGTACCTGCCCCTGCACCTATAGAACAGAGATGGACCGCTTGCAGCAAAAGTCGAATGAGTCCAGCTTATAGCTCAGCGGATGATGATATATTCTCATGGGTAATATTTTTCTAGCATGTGTATCTATGATTTGCTTTTATGGAAATGGTCCTCTGGAGCCTAATTATTCACCGTAATTGTTATTGCACAAATTCAAGGAACTACTAAATCATAAATGAGATACAAACCATGACTGACCTTTTGTTTAGCAGTTGGATAAATTCTCACTATTGTCTTGTTTTAATTTGCTTTTGATTGGGCTGTCTTGTACTCTACGATTGTGGTTGAGGTCTTCTTTTTTGGGGTTCCCTACAGGAATTCAGCCCATAATGCATGCAAATATTTGCTTATATGATGTGAGCTGTGAAGTAATTAAGTCCATGGTCCAAGTGCATCTTCttcagacaaaaaaaaaaaaaaaaaaaaaaaaagaaggagagatTTTAAGTCCATGGGTGGTGATACTTAGATGAGCCAATCAATGCTGACAATATCATTTGGAAAATAGATCTTAAACAAGGGTGGATGGGTTTTAAAGTTTATCCTTTGGTGGCCTCTTGACCTTTTACATGTGCTGtagttttaatttgtttgcttTCTGTTCAGAAAGTGAAGCCCTATTATTTTGTTAGACCTGATATTCTTGACACATAGCTTTATTACTTATATCCCTTCCAATATGTTGCTAGGTTGGAATTATTATGTATCTTCCAACCATGGATGCTCGGCAGAGAAGGCAAATCACTGAGGAGTTCTTCCACTACAGGCATATGACACAAGCACAGTTGTGGGATCGTTATTCTGCTTTTGAACATTGGGCGAAGATTGAGGTATGAGTTATTTTCACAATGTCTATTTATGCCAGTTATATAGGAGCATACAGATACCGTTAACCAATCAGTTCCTCTTTTTTGTcctgttattttattttacattatTACGGGGGCAAGTAGCCCCAAGGGAAGAGTATTCTATGGGCAATGTCTCCATCCTACTACAAAAATTATTGAAATTGGTGGTGAAAGGGGATATCTAAAAGATAATTTATCAGAGTATTGATTCTTTATTATTACTGAGGAAAAACTGTGCAAGATAAAGAGATTTGATATCTCCTACTTCTTCCACTACTTGCTGCTATGTAAGCTcctttttttgtgattttgcatacaactttgATCATAGACGCTggctttaattaaaaaaacctTAGACACTGGCTATATCTCTTAGTTAAGGTTGCCAATTAGGTACTAAAATGGAGTGAATTGCGTTGTCATTTAATTTTGTGTTACTTCCAGGTTCCTAAGGACAAGGAAGAGCTCGCAGCTCTGCAGGCAAGGCTAAAGAAGAAATTCCCTGTGGATGCATACAATCAAGCAAGAAAGGAGCTGGACCCGAACCGCATCCTATCTAATAACATGCTTCAGAAGCTCTTTCCTTCATCCGAGGCTGTGTGACTGGTTCTCCAGTTTACGTCTCTTTGTTAGCAATTCTTTTGAGTCACGTCTGTTTCAAAGAAAATATCGTGCGAGGAAATTTTGGTCCTGTATATTGTTGTTCAGAATGTTAAGTTGAAGGAACTGTTATAATAATGCTTGTCATGTATTCTATATGCTTGAGGCCAGTCCCCAACTTGACAATTTAGAGAAGAAATTGGGGGTCTAGCTGAGgctaataaataatttatagcttcaattatgttgtttgaatgagaAATATGCAGTCTCTACCATCCCGATTCCTCGCACTATTTCTTGAGCAGTTCTCTGAGGATATTAATGTATTCTGAATATTTGGTGCTACTGTTGAGCCTCAATTTCAATTTTGAGCACCAGCACACTCTTGTTAACAGAATATGTGTTGGTTGTTTTATTTAAGATTGAACTGGGGAACCTCTGCTGTTATATGTTTTGTTCAGTTATAATAGTTTATACTCTGTTTGGTTGTTTTATTTAAGATTGAACTGGGGAACCTCTGCTGTTATATGTTTTGTTCAGTTACAATAGTTTATACTCTTTCAATATACCAATATGATTTGGACTGGTATGATATAAAATTTAGTAGTCTTGAATCAAGGATTTGCACGCAGATATGGGTGGTGGTGCGAAAAAAGTGAACATTTTAAGAAACTTTaatgtttaactttttttttattttttattgagcATTGTGAGCAATTCACATCTTAGTCGATGAGCGTTAAGTACTGCTCAAAGAATTGTTAAGCAATAACTTCtgttttataaataattaagaTGGATTGAACTAATAATTCACTAGACGGTCTTTTTGTAATGTCAACTAAATATCACAATTAAATTTCCATCTGTTGTTAAATCGTTTGATAACCAGCTTTATTCTTTAATAATTGATCACAtaattttgttttctcttttgcTTCCTCTTGGGACAAGTGAACGTAATTTCTATAATTTGGATCTCTCTTTATAGTATGGTCAATCCATTTCTCACCTACTTATATTGATTGACAATTCACTTAAAAGCTGCTTTGCTCTCTCCAGAAATTGAAACTTCCGTATGTGAAAAGCTGGTAATATGAATGACATGCAACACATTTATTTTAtcaataatgaaaaaaaaaaaatagttgcaTCATTagttttatgaaaaaaattccTAAAAGCACCCAACACATTGGCAGAACCACTAGCTCTAAGGATTGGATCATTCATGAAAAGTTCGACACTTTCTCATATTTTGATGTTTGGTTTCACTGACAAAAACAAGACGCTGATGGAAGTTATTATAATCATTTCATCACAATATAAGTACTTTATAGTTTATAATCTATTCTTGATAACTTATAATTTATTGTTCCACTACTCGAATAAAGAAAATATAGTGTCTATACTCTTACAATAAGCAGTTTTGTCCAAAGTGTACCCGCAACGTCTTATGTATATACTTCCCATTCCTCTCAACCTTTccgttttcatttttttttttttctaattttatttctttgctGAAGaggatatattttatatatattaactaGCCGTTACAAACTGTAACCCATTTTCTCGATATATATGTAAAAGGACAATCATAACATTAGTACAATCATAATTAGACAATATAATAACCACCTTGTTGGTTTTTCTGAAAATATGTTGCACGAGTAGCCCTTGAAGATAAATACTCACATATTTTTGGTCAAAGCTTTCCCTTTTCAGCTCATCAATCAAGTAAGATAATGAGATTTttgtagaaaagaaaaaattatcacTACTCACATATTTTTGGTCAAAGCTTTCCCTTTTCAGCTCATCAATCAAGTAAGATAATGAGCATTTttgtagaaaagaaaaaattatcacCAAACAAATCACCATATAAAATTTCCTTAATAAGATTAACGATTATAAATGAAAAAGAACCAAATCACCAATGATGGATTGAGAAACTTTAAATTTCATTGTCCCGTCATTTCAGACATGTCCGTCCACTAGTTGTCATGATGTATGAGAAGACGtcccaaaagagaaagaaaaaaagaaaccaGAAGAAAAAGGGCTACTTTGTAAAACCTACTTTAGTTTTACTAGTAACTACTGGTTATCATATCTTTAATAATCTGAATTTATAAACGTCAACCccacattttctttttcataaaagaaagaatttcaACTTTAGCCAAAAAAGTGTGGATGGTGATAGCAGCAGtaggagaagaaaagaaacaacTGGACGTATTATGCTCAAGTACTAAACCATATAAATATGGCCTCAAATCTCAATAACATATTACTACAATTTACAAATGCTCATGACTAAGTCTTATATATAGGCTAGTTGGTcgtttaaaggaaaaaaaaataaaaatcgccTTTGTCCATAATTAATATTCGTGACGTTGTAAAGAAATTGTTACACTATTAGGATAAAACGATATAACTATTACCCCCTCTGTCCCAGCATGTGATACAATTTTGGATTTCGAAAGTCATTTACCGTGAATTcggacatacaatctttaaatattttgaaaaattatttacatatttagaaattacataaaagtactataagtaacaataattaacaatgtaaaatatttaaaaaacataCAAATAAATCACGGtcaaagattttcttgttttactcTTGAAATCCGAACtatattacataaattgaaatggagggagtagatAAAAAGGGGGACAAATTCTTGTGATACATCCAGATATATACAAGTCACAACATAACTAAGCTAGTAGACAAAGAAAGTTGCAACACAATCCATAGAACTTTACTGATAtcacttatatatgtatatgtatatatctatatgattAATGGAAGTTATATCCAATATACATGATTCCTGAAttgtttggaagaaaagagatgAGAAAAAGGAGTGAAGTTTGTTATGTAGAGGAACTTGCAGTAACTTTTTGTACCGACAAATTAAAGTCTTGTTTAACAACATTATTGTCAACCCCTTGAGATttacttttaaatatattacTAGCTAGATATACTTATAACTTTAAACCTTTTTCTTATGGCCAAAACCCTTATGCTTTAATTAGCCAGAAAATGCTTAATAGGAAAGATGCAAATTAAATTACCGTGTCAAAATTCAGCATACAAGATGCTTCTTCCATAAAGTAATTGTACATTGATTACTCACAACAGACACTGAATTTAAAAAGTAGATATTagtatttaaaagaaaaaaactataGTTTACTgatttaaaaagtatttaaaagaaaaaaactataGTTTACTGATCATTCTTAAAAAACACGTATGAACATAAAGTCCATGAATCCACAAAATCTACTTCTTGtgaatttgagatttgaaagacTTTGAATTCTTTACAAGATCAGATATACATAATTCTCCAAGGTTTTAAGTGAAGATCTCGAACAACTTTTTAACCCTAATCAAAGAACTAGTGATGACCACTGAAAAATTGCACTCAACATAGTTTCACGCACGATGGTGAAACCTATGTTAAGAACTTGGTGCACAAAACATTCCTCGTTCATGCAAAGTTCAAGGAAGGGATGACGCACCACCTCACAGGAATATGATGTAAGCAACCTATCCTAAGGCAACCGTTAGTGGCTGATTTCACAACTTGAATTCGTGACCTATAGGTTATAGGAAGAAAACTTTATCGTTGCTCCACGGCTCCCTTTGATAGTGAAACCTATGTAATTACCCTAATTAACTAAGGTTTCACCCcaaatgctttttttttcttcattttttacttaattattttatctgaCCCCGAGCCATCAATGAGATTCCACTATGGAAGGGTTAGAATTTCAACTAATTTAATTTTGTGCCTAATAAAGGGGAGCAAGAGACAAGAAAGAGAAGATATATTTATAGGTCAAGAGTTTTAATTAGAAAAATGGTCACGCTCAATGTTGCATTCATGCAAGACAACCAACCACATTTCTAAAGCTAAATCATAtccttcacatataatactACAATTCTTTAAAACTAAGATAACGTTATAGCCTATCAAGTTTCTCATACATAAgcaaaatgttaaaaaaaatgatgaagctTTTGAGCCAGCTAATCTCCCTCATTATTAGAATAAAAAGAGCCAAAAATGGCAAGAAACATATATAAACCCCACCATCACAAGAAACGAAAATCCACACTAGAAAATGTAAAGCAATATACAcaaaaacataattaatatttattatgtAATATTTTTACGTCATTCAAAGCATGCCAAA contains:
- the LOC132049101 gene encoding L-galactono-1,4-lactone dehydrogenase, mitochondrial codes for the protein MLRSLISKRSSLQSLLNHHTRLHPNPLLLTTPYNPRLFSSTTPGPPSSDAELRKYIGYTLLLLGCGAATYYSFPFPENAIHKKAQLFRYAPLPDDLHTVSNWSGTHEVQTRTFLQPESIEELEGIVKDANVKKQKIRPVGSGLSPNGIGLTRAGMVNLGLMDKVLSVDKEKKRVTVQAGIRVQQLVDSIKDYGITLQNFASIREQQVGGIVQVGAHGTGARLPPIDEQVISMKLVTPAKGTIEISKEKDPELFYLARCGLGGLGVVAEVTLQCVERQELVEHTFLSNMKDIKKNHKKFLSENKHVKYLHIPYTDAVVVVTCNPISKSQGPPNHKPKYTTEEALQHVRDLYRESLKKYRVADASSPDELSFTELRDKLLAMDPLNKEHVIKVNKAEAEFWRKSEGYRVGWSDEILGFDCGGHQWVSETCFPAGTLSKPSMKDLEYIEEVMQLVEKESVPAPAPIEQRWTACSKSRMSPAYSSADDDIFSWVGIIMYLPTMDARQRRQITEEFFHYRHMTQAQLWDRYSAFEHWAKIEVPKDKEELAALQARLKKKFPVDAYNQARKELDPNRILSNNMLQKLFPSSEAV